One window of the Eschrichtius robustus isolate mEscRob2 chromosome 13, mEscRob2.pri, whole genome shotgun sequence genome contains the following:
- the RASSF9 gene encoding ras association domain-containing protein 9 encodes MAPFGRNLLKTRHKNRSPTKDMDSEEKEIVVWVCQEEKIVCGLTKRTTSADIIQALLEEHETTFGEKRFLLGKPSDYCIIEKWRGSERVLPPLTRILKLWKAWGDEQPNMQFVLVKADAFLPVPLWRTAEAKLMQNTEKLWELSPANYMKTLPPDKQKRIVRKTFRKLAKIKQDTVSQDRDSMETLVHLIISQDHTIHQQVKRMKELDLEIEKCEAKFHLNRVENDGENYVQDAYLMPSFSEVEQNLGLEYDENQIPEDLRESDGIVQLEERLTYYRKLIDKLSAEIEKEVRSICTEINADAVEGAAASELEGSNLESVKCDLEKSMKAGLKIHSYLSGIQKEIKYSDSLLQMKAKEYELLAKEFSSLHTSNKDECQLKENRGKESEVPTSSGEVPPFTQRVFNMYSNDTDSDTGISSNHSQDSETTVGDTVLLPT; translated from the coding sequence atcTCCAACTAAAGACATGGAttcagaagagaaggaaattgtGGTTTGGGTTTGCCAAGAAGAGAAGATTGTCTGTGGGCTAACCAAACGCACCACCTCTGCTGACATCATCCAGGCTTTGCTTGAGGAACACGAGACTACATTTGGAGAGAAACGATTTCTTCTGGGGAAGCCCAGTGACTACTGCATCATAGAAAAGTGGAGAGGCTCTGAACGGGTTCTTCCCCCACTAACAAGAATCCTGAAGCTTTGGAAAGCATGGGGAGATGAGCAGCCTAATATGCAGTTTGTTTTGGTTAAAGCAGATGCTTTTCTTCCAGTTCCCTTGTGGAGGACAGCTGAAGCCAAATTAATGCAAAACACAGAAAAACTGTGGGAGCTCAGCCCAGCAAATTACATGAAGACGTTACCACCAGATAAGCAAAAGAGAATAGTCAGAAAAACTTTCCGGAAACTGGCTAAAATTAAGCAGGACACAGTTTCCCAAGATCGAGATAGTATGGAGACATTAGTTCATCTGATTATTTCCCAGGATCATACTATTCATCAACAAGTCAAGAGAATGAAAGAGCTGGACCTGGAAATTGAAAAGTGTGAAGCTAAATTCCACCTCAACCGGGTAGAAAATGATGGAGAAAATTATGTCCAGGATGCATATTTGATGCCCAGTTTCAGTGAAGTTGAGCAAAACCTAGGCTTGGAGTATGATGAAAACCAGATTCCGGAGGACCTGAGAGAAAGTGATGGAATTGTACAGCTGGAGGAACGACTAACATATTATAGAAAGCTCATTGATAAGCTTTCTGCCGAAATAGAAAAAGAGGTAAGAAGTATTTGCACAGAGATAAATGCAGATGCTGTGGAAGGGGCAGCTGCAAGTGAACTTGAAGGCTCTAATTTAGAAAGTGTTAAGTGTGATTTGGAGAAAAGCATGAAAGCTGGTTTGAAAATCCACTCTTACTTGAGTGGCATCCAGAAAGAGATTAAATACAGTGACTCATTGCTTCAGATGAAAGCTAAAGAATATGAGCTCCTGGCCAAGGAGTTCAGTTCCCTTCATACTAGCAACAAAGATGAATGCCAACtaaaggaaaacagaggaaagGAATCTGAGGTCCCTACCAGCAGTGGGGAGGTTCCTCCTTTTACTCAAAGAGTATTTAACATGTATTCAAATGACACAGACTCGGACACTGGTATCAGCTCTAACCACAGTCAGGACTCGGAAACAACTGTAGGAGATACGGTGCTGTTGCCAACATAA